One genomic region from Terriglobia bacterium encodes:
- a CDS encoding bifunctional nuclease family protein, translating into MAEVEMRIRGLMMDPVTNMPIVVLKDVEGESILPIWVGVYEANAIALEIEKVTTPRPMTHDLLKNMLTGFGASVNKVVVTELKDDTFYAVIWAERDGQTISLDSRPSDALALALRVDCPIFVDDEVLRISKVASAASERITSDDLKKWLEGLSDEETGGYKM; encoded by the coding sequence ATGGCCGAAGTCGAGATGAGAATTCGTGGACTCATGATGGATCCCGTAACCAACATGCCCATCGTGGTCCTGAAGGACGTCGAAGGCGAGTCGATTCTGCCCATTTGGGTTGGTGTCTACGAAGCCAACGCTATCGCCCTCGAGATCGAGAAAGTCACAACGCCGCGCCCGATGACACACGACCTCCTCAAGAACATGCTCACCGGGTTCGGCGCGAGCGTGAACAAGGTGGTCGTCACGGAACTCAAGGATGATACGTTCTACGCCGTAATCTGGGCTGAACGCGATGGCCAGACCATTAGCCTCGATTCGCGACCATCCGACGCCCTCGCGCTCGCGCTCCGCGTCGACTGCCCCATCTTTGTTGACGACGAAGTTCTCCGCATCTCCAAGGTTGCCTCCGCCGCCAGTGAACGCATCACCAGCGACGACTTGAAAAAGTGGCTGGAAGGCCTGAGCGATGAGGAGACGGGTGGATACAAGATGTGA
- the miaB gene encoding tRNA (N6-isopentenyl adenosine(37)-C2)-methylthiotransferase MiaB → MSTQPKTFFIETFGCQMNFHDSEKVIGTLIQQGYRQVETVEEADLIFYNTCSIRDKAEQKVFHRLADFKRLQQQGKQFAVIGCVAQQEGEKIFERAPHVAMVAGSASYHKLPEMLVQIGGGTRITGLDDRQTDKTFETEFTARSNPHRGYITIIEGCDKFCAYCVVPYTRGKERSRTSDSVLAEARQMADAGYTDIQLLGQNVNSYKDPLAKKSFAELLAAVGETPGIRRVRFTTSHPRDFTRDIVDVIDSVPTLCDHVHLPVQSGSTRVLAAMFREYTREQYLERIAWMRGTRNRDISITTDIIVGFPGETESEFEETLQLMDEVRYDGAFCFKYSARPNTPALKYDDSISEEEKSRRLQILMERQREIQRTNYNRHLYQTIEVMVEGENAARGQWIGRTSQNKTLNFTVANGSSAPRIGEYVYARVTKTLPNSLVGEMVGLTSYLAPST, encoded by the coding sequence GTGAGTACCCAACCCAAGACCTTCTTCATAGAAACCTTCGGCTGCCAGATGAACTTCCACGACTCCGAAAAAGTCATCGGAACCCTCATCCAGCAGGGATACCGGCAGGTCGAGACTGTCGAGGAAGCCGACCTCATTTTCTACAACACCTGCTCCATTCGCGATAAAGCCGAGCAGAAAGTCTTCCACCGCCTTGCCGACTTCAAGCGCCTGCAGCAGCAGGGAAAGCAGTTCGCCGTAATCGGCTGCGTCGCGCAGCAGGAGGGCGAGAAGATCTTCGAGCGCGCCCCGCACGTCGCCATGGTCGCCGGCTCTGCCAGCTACCACAAGCTTCCCGAAATGCTGGTCCAGATCGGCGGCGGAACCCGAATAACCGGCCTCGACGACCGCCAGACCGACAAGACCTTCGAGACTGAATTTACCGCCCGCTCCAACCCGCACCGCGGCTACATCACCATCATCGAGGGCTGCGACAAGTTCTGTGCCTATTGCGTGGTGCCGTACACGCGCGGCAAAGAGCGCAGCCGGACGTCGGATTCCGTGCTCGCCGAAGCCCGCCAGATGGCCGATGCGGGCTACACAGACATCCAGTTACTTGGCCAGAACGTAAATTCCTACAAGGATCCGCTGGCCAAAAAATCCTTCGCCGAACTCCTCGCAGCCGTAGGAGAGACCCCGGGCATCCGCCGCGTACGCTTCACGACCTCGCATCCCCGCGACTTCACGCGTGACATCGTCGACGTCATCGACTCAGTCCCAACCCTCTGCGATCACGTTCACCTGCCCGTCCAGAGCGGCTCCACCCGCGTCCTGGCCGCCATGTTCCGCGAATACACTCGCGAGCAGTACCTCGAGCGGATCGCATGGATGAGGGGAACTCGCAACCGCGACATCTCCATCACGACCGACATTATCGTCGGCTTCCCGGGAGAGACCGAATCGGAGTTCGAGGAAACACTTCAACTGATGGATGAAGTTCGTTACGACGGCGCCTTCTGCTTCAAGTACTCCGCCCGGCCGAACACCCCGGCCCTGAAGTATGACGACAGTATCAGCGAAGAGGAGAAGTCGCGCCGCCTGCAGATCCTCATGGAACGCCAGCGAGAAATCCAGAGAACCAATTACAACAGGCATTTATACCAGACAATCGAAGTAATGGTTGAAGGTGAGAACGCAGCACGCGGCCAGTGGATCGGCCGTACCTCGCAGAATAAGACATTAAACTTCACGGTCGCGAACGGTAGCTCCGCTCCACGCATCGGAGAGTATGTGTACGCGCGCGTCACAAAAACCTTGCCCAACAGTCTCGTCGGCGAGATGGTTGGGTTGACCTCGTACCTCGCACCTAGTACCTAG
- the pdxT gene encoding pyridoxal 5'-phosphate synthase glutaminase subunit PdxT encodes MKIGVLALQGDFAAHRRRLEELGAEVVEVRKPEQLDDIAGLIIPGGESSTFLKLLGEHGFQKLSEFVHSKPTFGTCAGSILLAKDVENPAQKGLGALDITVRRNAYGRQIDSSILTLATNLGPEPLEQVYIRAPRIEYAGPRVEVLAERDGHPVLVRQGRVMAATFHPELSDDPRVHAEFLKMVKNGSK; translated from the coding sequence ATGAAGATCGGTGTCCTCGCGCTGCAGGGAGACTTTGCCGCCCACCGCCGCCGGCTCGAAGAGCTTGGCGCCGAGGTTGTCGAGGTGCGCAAGCCCGAGCAGTTGGACGACATCGCCGGCCTGATCATTCCCGGCGGCGAATCCTCAACCTTCCTCAAACTCCTTGGCGAGCACGGCTTTCAGAAGTTGAGCGAATTCGTACATTCGAAGCCGACCTTCGGCACGTGCGCCGGATCCATCCTGCTGGCAAAAGATGTTGAGAATCCTGCCCAGAAAGGTCTGGGGGCTCTGGACATCACCGTCCGTCGCAACGCCTACGGCCGCCAAATCGACTCCAGCATCCTCACGCTCGCAACGAACCTCGGCCCCGAACCACTCGAGCAGGTTTACATCCGCGCTCCACGAATCGAATATGCCGGTCCACGCGTTGAGGTCCTCGCCGAGCGCGATGGTCACCCGGTTCTGGTCCGTCAGGGAAGGGTCATGGCGGCAACCTTCCACCCTGAACTCAGCGACGATCCTCGCGTCCACGCGGAATTCCTCAAGATGGTGAAAAACGGCAGCAAGTAG
- a CDS encoding helix-turn-helix domain-containing GNAT family N-acetyltransferase, whose product MPATLHDHVNAVRRFNRFYTTRIGVLHEPYKAPFSLTEARVLYELAHRVSPTAGELGRELGLDPGYLSRILASFETRRLVKRSASKTDARQQILSLTSKGRSLFAELNRRTEEEIGALLKKLSPVEQARAVQAMRTIEEVFGERTQPKVPYILRAHRPGDMGWITHRHGVLYWQEYGWDERFEALVAVVAGQFVQKFDSKRERCWIAEREGDVVGSVFLVKKSSSVAKLRLLYVEPKARGLGIGLRLVQECIRFAREARYRKITLWTQSNLAAARHIYRKCGFKLVHSKPQPLFGHDLVSETWELRL is encoded by the coding sequence GTGCCTGCCACTCTGCACGATCATGTCAATGCCGTCCGTCGTTTTAATCGCTTCTACACGACCAGGATCGGTGTTCTCCACGAGCCCTACAAGGCTCCGTTCTCACTGACGGAAGCCCGGGTGCTGTACGAACTCGCCCATCGCGTCAGCCCAACCGCAGGCGAACTGGGAAGGGAACTCGGACTGGATCCCGGCTATCTCAGCCGTATCCTCGCCTCGTTCGAGACTAGGCGACTGGTCAAGCGCTCAGCTTCAAAAACGGATGCACGGCAGCAAATCCTGTCTCTAACCTCCAAAGGACGTAGCCTCTTCGCGGAACTTAACAGGCGCACTGAAGAAGAGATCGGGGCTCTGCTGAAGAAGCTCTCTCCAGTCGAGCAGGCCCGAGCTGTTCAGGCCATGAGAACAATCGAGGAGGTCTTTGGCGAGCGAACGCAACCTAAGGTGCCCTACATTCTGCGCGCGCATCGCCCCGGCGATATGGGCTGGATCACCCATCGCCACGGCGTTCTTTATTGGCAGGAGTACGGCTGGGACGAACGCTTCGAAGCGCTCGTCGCCGTAGTAGCGGGCCAGTTCGTCCAGAAGTTCGATTCCAAACGCGAGCGTTGCTGGATCGCCGAGCGAGAAGGCGATGTCGTCGGTTCGGTGTTTCTCGTCAAGAAATCAAGCAGTGTCGCGAAGCTGCGTCTGCTCTATGTCGAGCCGAAAGCCCGCGGTCTTGGCATTGGCCTGCGCCTGGTCCAGGAGTGTATCCGTTTCGCGCGAGAAGCTCGGTACCGCAAGATAACGCTGTGGACGCAAAGCAATCTGGCTGCCGCCCGTCACATCTATCGAAAATGCGGATTCAAACTCGTACACTCGAAACCGCAACCGCTATTTGGACACGACCTGGTCAGCGAAACATGGGAATTGAGGTTGTGA
- a CDS encoding DsrE/DsrF/DrsH-like family protein: MSSLATNMYPNPSPMQALEERVRELEKRLGELEERAPDDRVSIIVFSGDLDRVLAAFIIATGAAAMGQQVSMFFTFWGLSVLKKETQLGDKTLFQRMMAVMSPGSSQSLPVSRMNYFGVGAKMLRSMMKQRNVSSLEDFIAMARDMGVRTIACEMSRDVMGIAESEMVSGVEAGGVAAFLGDSLKSRTSLFI; encoded by the coding sequence ATGAGCAGCCTCGCCACGAACATGTATCCGAATCCGTCGCCCATGCAGGCGCTCGAAGAGCGCGTGCGCGAGTTGGAGAAACGACTCGGTGAACTCGAAGAGCGTGCTCCCGACGATCGTGTTTCAATCATTGTTTTCTCCGGCGACCTTGACCGCGTGCTGGCGGCTTTCATCATCGCTACCGGCGCCGCCGCCATGGGGCAACAGGTGAGCATGTTCTTCACCTTCTGGGGACTCAGTGTTTTGAAGAAAGAGACGCAGCTCGGCGACAAAACACTCTTCCAGAGGATGATGGCCGTTATGTCGCCCGGCTCCAGCCAGTCCCTGCCGGTCTCCAGGATGAATTACTTCGGCGTAGGTGCGAAGATGCTCCGCTCGATGATGAAACAGAGGAACGTCAGCTCGCTCGAAGATTTCATCGCCATGGCTCGCGACATGGGGGTTCGGACGATCGCCTGCGAGATGTCGCGCGATGTCATGGGCATTGCGGAATCGGAGATGGTCAGCGGCGTCGAAGCTGGCGGCGTGGCGGCGTTCCTGGGCGACTCCCTGAAATCACGAACCAGCCTCTTCATCTAG
- a CDS encoding sulfurtransferase TusA family protein has product MSTPFDKTLDARGMNCPMPLVNARKEIATIAPGQILKVVATDKGSVADFQGWAKVAKNVELLAQETESVDGNNTYVHYVKRTS; this is encoded by the coding sequence ATGAGCACGCCTTTTGACAAGACGTTGGACGCTCGCGGTATGAATTGTCCCATGCCGCTGGTGAATGCCCGGAAGGAGATCGCCACGATTGCGCCTGGGCAAATTCTGAAGGTCGTCGCTACCGATAAAGGTTCCGTTGCTGATTTCCAGGGCTGGGCCAAGGTTGCCAAGAACGTCGAACTCTTAGCCCAGGAGACCGAGTCCGTCGACGGCAACAATACCTACGTCCACTACGTGAAGCGCACCAGCTAG
- a CDS encoding MBL fold metallo-hydrolase, with protein sequence MQSLGEEVWTPDSLLARLKNRERFFVLDVRNRDEFDRFRLEGRSPLPALNVPYFELLETGGKDDMVESIVACVEGDLRDKLPSQEPILAVCAKGGTSEFVAQALRQMGYNCANLEHGMKGWGEYYAVGAVVETGDLSIYQVSRPARGCLSYVIASDGHAIIIDPLRHIEHYTALARERGFKIELVLDTHGHADHVSGGPALAAATGATYHLHPYDAVHPIDMLPATIAYEAIAPGEVFRIGRQELHVIHAPGHTLGLVALLLNSQYLFAGDSIFVNSVARPDLGGQAEAWARLHTQSLRKLLGLPSSTRLLPGHFSSMDEGGDAGMFSATLNDLKSNNDGLRMLQSSSDEEYVRYLVESLPKFNPDYVQIKRVNAGLVSPPPEDIETLELGKNVCALSQACKAPAGGA encoded by the coding sequence ATGCAATCTTTGGGTGAAGAGGTCTGGACTCCAGACAGCCTTTTGGCTCGCCTGAAAAATCGTGAGCGATTCTTTGTCCTCGACGTTCGCAACCGGGACGAGTTCGATCGCTTTCGGCTCGAGGGACGCTCTCCCCTTCCGGCGTTGAACGTGCCATATTTCGAACTGCTCGAGACCGGCGGCAAAGACGATATGGTCGAATCCATTGTCGCCTGCGTGGAAGGCGACCTTCGGGACAAACTTCCCTCGCAGGAGCCGATCCTTGCTGTCTGCGCAAAGGGTGGCACTTCTGAGTTCGTGGCCCAGGCGCTGCGCCAAATGGGATACAACTGCGCCAATCTTGAACACGGAATGAAGGGCTGGGGTGAGTACTACGCGGTGGGCGCCGTCGTCGAAACCGGCGATCTGTCCATCTACCAGGTCAGCCGTCCTGCCCGGGGCTGCCTGAGCTATGTGATCGCGAGCGACGGACATGCGATCATCATCGATCCTCTGCGGCATATCGAGCACTATACTGCGTTGGCCCGCGAACGCGGCTTCAAAATCGAACTGGTGCTCGATACCCATGGTCACGCCGACCACGTAAGCGGCGGACCGGCGCTCGCTGCGGCGACCGGCGCCACGTATCACCTGCATCCTTACGACGCCGTACACCCTATCGATATGTTGCCGGCAACTATTGCGTACGAGGCGATCGCGCCCGGCGAAGTGTTTCGCATCGGCAGGCAGGAACTCCACGTGATCCACGCGCCCGGTCATACCCTCGGCCTCGTCGCGCTACTTCTGAATTCCCAGTACTTGTTCGCCGGTGACAGCATCTTTGTGAACTCCGTTGCCAGGCCTGACCTCGGCGGCCAAGCCGAAGCTTGGGCGCGCCTGCACACGCAATCCCTTCGCAAATTGCTCGGTCTGCCCAGTTCAACGCGGCTGCTACCGGGGCATTTCAGTTCTATGGATGAAGGCGGAGATGCGGGAATGTTCTCCGCGACCCTCAATGACCTCAAGTCAAATAATGACGGGTTGAGAATGCTTCAGAGCAGCTCGGATGAGGAGTACGTTCGATATCTCGTCGAAAGTCTTCCGAAGTTCAATCCGGACTACGTGCAGATCAAGCGTGTAAACGCGGGCCTGGTCTCGCCGCCACCCGAGGATATCGAGACCTTGGAGTTGGGGAAGAATGTTTGCGCACTGTCGCAAGCCTGCAAAGCGCCCGCTGGAGGAGCCTGA
- a CDS encoding rhodanese-like domain-containing protein, protein MAHQHSPRFLAIVNDAKTRVRENTVDQIRERLDKGDKFVLVDVREDNEYAKDHLPGAIHLGKGVIERDIENHVPNTDAEMVLYCGGGFRSAIAADNLQKMGYTKVISMDGGIREWREKGYPLTKE, encoded by the coding sequence ATGGCACATCAGCATTCACCCAGGTTTCTCGCCATTGTGAACGACGCGAAGACGCGCGTTCGCGAAAACACGGTTGACCAGATCCGCGAAAGACTCGACAAGGGAGACAAATTCGTCCTCGTCGATGTCCGCGAAGATAACGAGTACGCCAAGGATCACCTCCCCGGCGCGATTCATCTAGGCAAGGGCGTCATCGAGCGCGACATCGAAAATCACGTCCCGAATACAGATGCCGAAATGGTTCTTTACTGTGGGGGTGGTTTTCGCTCGGCGATAGCGGCAGACAATCTGCAGAAGATGGGCTATACCAAAGTAATCTCGATGGATGGCGGCATTCGCGAGTGGCGCGAGAAGGGTTATCCACTCACGAAGGAGTAA
- a CDS encoding zinc dependent phospholipase C family protein, translating into MRKLISISLIFLVLNFAPPAATAYSVLTHEEVVDLLWLDQIRPLLLERYPGMTTDQLREAHSYAYGGCLIQDLGYYPFGNKLFSDLVHYVRSGDFVVNLLNEAQNADEYAFALGALAHYTSDVTGHPAVNQSVAQEFPKLRRKFGPVVTYEDNPKAHIQTEFGFDVVQVAKQRYTSDSYHDFIGFEISKPVLERAFRKTYGLDLSDIFGDEDRAIGSFRRAVSKIIPEMTQVALATHKVQLVHENPNFTRKKFLYNLSRAEYQRDWGNNYQRPGIGTRILAFFLRLMPKVGPFKALAIKTPDAQTENIYLASMNKTVDAYRAFLVDVRGSGLQLENRDLDTGKPTSAGEYRLGDETYVQLLDKLAEKKFSTADSSLRQNVLAYFQSPTTLDHLKEKRGEREKREKELAALRQMQAPSETSLK; encoded by the coding sequence ATGCGGAAACTGATCTCCATCAGTCTCATATTTCTGGTTCTGAATTTCGCCCCGCCAGCGGCGACCGCCTATTCTGTGCTCACGCACGAAGAGGTCGTAGACCTGCTCTGGCTCGATCAGATTCGCCCGCTTTTATTAGAGCGTTATCCCGGGATGACCACCGATCAACTCCGCGAAGCCCATTCTTACGCGTATGGTGGCTGTCTCATCCAGGACCTGGGCTACTACCCCTTCGGCAATAAGTTATTCAGCGATCTTGTGCACTACGTTCGTAGCGGCGATTTTGTCGTGAACCTTCTCAATGAAGCGCAGAACGCCGATGAATACGCATTTGCCCTTGGAGCTTTAGCGCACTACACATCCGACGTGACCGGTCATCCCGCCGTAAATCAATCCGTCGCGCAGGAATTTCCGAAACTGCGACGTAAATTCGGACCGGTGGTCACCTACGAAGACAATCCGAAGGCGCACATACAAACCGAGTTCGGGTTCGACGTGGTGCAAGTCGCCAAGCAGCGATATACCTCAGATTCTTATCACGATTTCATCGGTTTCGAGATTTCGAAGCCGGTCTTGGAACGTGCCTTTCGGAAAACCTACGGCCTCGACTTGTCGGACATTTTCGGAGACGAGGATCGCGCTATTGGCAGTTTTCGTCGCGCGGTCAGCAAGATCATTCCAGAGATGACCCAGGTCGCCTTGGCGACCCACAAAGTTCAGTTGGTGCACGAGAACCCGAACTTCACCAGAAAGAAGTTCCTCTACAACCTCTCTCGCGCCGAGTATCAGCGCGACTGGGGCAACAACTACCAGCGGCCCGGAATTGGAACGCGGATCCTCGCTTTCTTTTTGCGGTTAATGCCTAAGGTGGGCCCCTTCAAAGCTCTCGCCATTAAAACGCCCGACGCCCAGACCGAGAACATATACCTCGCGAGTATGAACAAAACCGTGGATGCGTATCGCGCATTCCTCGTGGACGTTCGCGGTAGCGGGTTGCAGTTGGAGAACCGCGACCTCGACACCGGAAAGCCAACCAGTGCCGGCGAATATAGACTCGGCGACGAAACTTATGTACAACTGCTCGACAAGCTGGCCGAGAAGAAGTTTTCAACCGCGGATTCGTCGCTCAGACAGAATGTACTCGCGTATTTCCAGAGCCCCACAACCCTGGACCACCTGAAAGAGAAGCGCGGCGAGCGCGAAAAACGAGAAAAGGAACTTGCTGCCCTCAGGCAAATGCAAGCTCCTTCGGAAACATCTCTGAAGTAA
- a CDS encoding cytochrome c oxidase subunit 3, which produces MPQLTRNSRPVSPSNGGRGVLPPLSHGGGGGGGGGRGDDHQPDYAWKLRRYRLGLAFGIASISLLFITLTVCFLLLRSGNQYDGPGSHFVPSWLPIPIPLTLLLVNTGILLVSSLTLERARRLARMESILVPATRIPGVVPVAQSAVRWVYVTTLLGLAFLFGQWRAWEWLRARDIIRTSGPASSLVYFITGAHALHLFGGMLVLLYACFGPGPRHSLERRRIAVDVTTFYWHFMFALWLYILALLWYFGVPAPL; this is translated from the coding sequence ATGCCCCAATTGACCCGCAATAGTCGTCCAGTGTCGCCCTCCAATGGCGGCCGAGGCGTGCTTCCACCACTCTCTCACGGTGGCGGAGGTGGCGGTGGTGGCGGTCGCGGGGACGATCACCAACCTGACTATGCCTGGAAGCTTCGCCGATATCGGTTGGGACTCGCGTTCGGGATCGCTTCGATCTCCCTGCTGTTTATCACTCTTACGGTTTGCTTTCTGCTACTGAGGAGCGGCAATCAATACGATGGCCCGGGCTCGCACTTCGTACCTTCGTGGCTGCCCATTCCGATCCCGTTGACTCTCCTGTTGGTGAACACGGGCATTTTATTGGTGAGCAGCCTGACCTTGGAACGTGCCCGCCGCCTGGCGCGCATGGAATCTATTCTGGTTCCAGCAACCCGTATCCCGGGCGTTGTACCTGTAGCACAAAGCGCGGTTCGCTGGGTTTATGTCACAACCCTTCTAGGGCTCGCATTCCTCTTCGGACAATGGCGCGCCTGGGAGTGGCTGAGGGCCAGGGACATCATAAGGACCAGTGGACCAGCCAGTTCTCTTGTCTACTTCATCACCGGCGCGCATGCGCTCCATCTCTTCGGCGGAATGCTGGTGCTTCTCTACGCCTGCTTTGGCCCCGGCCCACGCCACTCGCTCGAGCGCCGCAGAATTGCCGTCGACGTAACGACGTTTTACTGGCACTTCATGTTCGCACTCTGGCTCTACATCCTGGCGCTGCTCTGGTATTTCGGAGTGCCAGCGCCTCTCTAA
- a CDS encoding PaaI family thioesterase, producing the protein MRADGHDTKHHRIPKNHCFGCGPDNPEGLRLNFVLGQDGKSFICRFRLSSRYVGPPGHAHGGIIATILDEAMGKVNKLRHVVALTREMKVEYLRPVPLGKPLIAEGREKYVRGREHINVAEIRTEDGQVLARSRGKFIKIDPEKMFKKHLKSRKTGGQWVLRSKN; encoded by the coding sequence ATGCGCGCTGACGGACACGACACCAAGCACCACCGAATCCCCAAGAACCACTGCTTCGGCTGTGGGCCGGACAACCCGGAAGGTTTGCGGCTGAACTTTGTCTTAGGCCAGGACGGAAAGTCCTTCATCTGCCGATTCCGGCTTTCGTCCCGCTACGTGGGTCCGCCCGGACACGCCCACGGCGGCATCATCGCAACCATCCTCGACGAGGCCATGGGCAAGGTGAACAAACTCCGCCACGTGGTCGCCCTGACGCGGGAGATGAAGGTTGAATACTTGCGACCGGTACCGTTGGGTAAACCACTAATAGCAGAGGGCCGAGAGAAGTACGTGCGCGGCCGCGAGCATATCAACGTTGCCGAAATCCGAACGGAAGATGGCCAAGTGCTGGCCCGAAGCCGGGGCAAGTTCATCAAGATCGACCCGGAGAAAATGTTCAAGAAACACTTGAAGTCGCGGAAGACGGGTGGGCAGTGGGTGCTGAGAAGCAAGAATTGA
- the pdxS gene encoding pyridoxal 5'-phosphate synthase lyase subunit PdxS has translation MSQNSGNPGLRLKTGLAEMLKGGVIMDVMSAAQAEVAEKAGAVAVMALEKVPAMLRAEGGVARMANPRVIKEIMKTVNIPVMAKCRIGHFAEAQILQELGVDYIDESEVLTPADEEHHVDKHAFTTPFVCGARNLGEALRRIGEGAAMIRTKGEAGTGDVIHAVKHMRQIVKEMKQLTVMSEEELFAAAKNHQAPYELIRIVAKNGKLPVPNFSAGGIATPADAAMMMQLGAEAVFVGSGIFMKERATPLDLSNREERADAEARAKAIVIATTHYNDPKVLAEVSEQVPSAMKGLAVGSIPEAEMLQTRGW, from the coding sequence ATGTCGCAGAACAGTGGAAACCCTGGACTTCGCCTGAAAACCGGCCTGGCCGAGATGCTCAAGGGCGGAGTGATCATGGACGTAATGAGCGCCGCCCAAGCCGAAGTGGCTGAGAAGGCCGGCGCCGTCGCGGTGATGGCGCTGGAGAAAGTTCCGGCGATGTTGCGCGCCGAAGGCGGCGTCGCGCGCATGGCGAACCCCCGCGTAATCAAAGAGATCATGAAGACCGTGAATATCCCGGTCATGGCCAAATGCCGCATCGGCCACTTCGCCGAAGCGCAGATTTTGCAGGAACTCGGCGTCGACTACATCGATGAATCCGAAGTTCTGACCCCGGCGGACGAAGAGCATCATGTCGACAAGCACGCCTTCACGACACCGTTTGTGTGCGGCGCGCGCAACCTGGGCGAAGCGCTGCGGCGCATTGGCGAGGGCGCGGCCATGATTCGCACCAAAGGTGAAGCCGGTACCGGCGACGTCATTCACGCCGTGAAGCACATGCGCCAGATCGTGAAAGAAATGAAGCAGCTCACCGTGATGAGCGAGGAAGAGCTGTTCGCGGCGGCCAAGAATCACCAGGCGCCATATGAGCTCATCCGCATCGTCGCGAAGAATGGCAAGCTGCCCGTACCGAACTTCTCGGCGGGCGGCATTGCGACCCCGGCCGATGCGGCCATGATGATGCAGCTCGGCGCCGAAGCCGTGTTCGTCGGAAGCGGCATTTTCATGAAGGAGCGCGCCACTCCGCTCGATCTCAGCAACCGTGAAGAGCGTGCTGACGCCGAAGCACGCGCCAAGGCCATCGTCATTGCCACAACGCACTACAACGATCCCAAGGTCCTCGCTGAAGTCAGCGAGCAGGTGCCGAGCGCGATGAAGGGATTAGCCGTTGGATCGATCCCGGAAGCGGAGATGCTGCAGACGAGAGGCTGGTAA
- a CDS encoding pyridoxal phosphate-dependent aminotransferase, with the protein MTELRLAQRMSRLGTETAFEVLVKARALEAKGRDIVHLEIGEPDFDTPSNIVEAAVTALHKGYTHYGPSAGLPPLREAIAEDISKSRGIKVTPDEVVVVPGGKPIIFFTILALCNEGDEVIYPNPGFPIYESMINFVGAKAVPIKLREELDFRLDVNELKSLITDRTKLIIINSPQNPTGGVLGKQDIQDIANAIGNRDIMVLSDEIYSRLLFEGSHHSIASIEDMRERTIILDGFSKTWAMTGWRMGYGVMRADLAQHIARLMTNSNSCTASFTQIAGIEAIRGDQSSVDKMNQEFMRRRDYFAEHINKIKGFSCKVPKGAFYMFPNITKTGWPSKKLADALLDQAGVAALSGTAFGAFGEGYLRFSIANSMDNIKKALDRVEDWVNHNI; encoded by the coding sequence ATGACGGAACTTCGCCTTGCCCAGCGCATGTCACGACTGGGAACCGAAACTGCCTTCGAAGTATTGGTGAAGGCGCGCGCCCTGGAAGCCAAGGGCAGAGACATCGTCCACCTCGAGATCGGCGAGCCCGATTTCGATACCCCCAGCAACATCGTCGAAGCCGCGGTCACCGCCCTGCACAAGGGCTACACCCACTACGGCCCGTCTGCCGGCCTGCCGCCCCTTCGCGAAGCTATCGCCGAAGACATCTCCAAAAGCCGCGGAATCAAGGTCACGCCGGATGAAGTGGTTGTTGTGCCCGGCGGCAAGCCGATCATCTTCTTCACCATCCTCGCCCTCTGCAACGAGGGCGACGAGGTTATCTACCCGAACCCAGGATTCCCGATCTACGAGTCGATGATCAACTTCGTCGGCGCGAAGGCTGTGCCCATCAAGCTGCGCGAAGAACTGGATTTCCGGTTAGACGTCAATGAATTGAAGAGCCTGATCACCGATCGCACCAAGCTCATCATCATCAACTCGCCGCAGAACCCCACCGGCGGAGTGCTTGGCAAGCAGGATATTCAGGACATCGCCAACGCCATTGGCAACCGCGACATTATGGTCCTGAGCGACGAGATCTACTCGCGTCTGCTCTTCGAAGGGTCGCACCACAGCATCGCCTCGATCGAAGACATGCGGGAGCGCACCATCATCCTCGACGGCTTCTCCAAGACCTGGGCGATGACGGGATGGCGCATGGGATACGGCGTGATGCGCGCCGATCTCGCGCAGCACATCGCTCGGTTGATGACGAACTCGAACTCCTGCACCGCCAGCTTTACGCAGATCGCCGGCATCGAGGCGATTCGAGGCGATCAGTCCTCCGTCGACAAGATGAACCAGGAGTTCATGCGTCGCCGTGATTACTTCGCGGAGCACATCAACAAGATCAAGGGCTTTTCCTGCAAAGTTCCCAAGGGTGCCTTCTACATGTTCCCGAACATCACGAAGACCGGTTGGCCGTCGAAGAAACTCGCCGACGCGCTGCTCGATCAGGCCGGTGTCGCGGCGCTCTCCGGGACGGCATTCGGCGCCTTCGGTGAAGGCTACCTGCGCTTCTCCATCGCCAACTCTATGGACAACATCAAGAAGGCACTGGACCGCGTAGAAGACTGGGTGAACCACAACATCTGA